A window of Nicotiana tabacum cultivar K326 chromosome 24, ASM71507v2, whole genome shotgun sequence contains these coding sequences:
- the LOC107780185 gene encoding auxin efflux carrier component 7, translating to MITWHDLYVVLTAVVPLYVAMILAYGSVRWWKIFSPDQCSGINRFVAIFAVPLLSFHFIAMNNPYEMNFRFIAADSLQKVIMLVVLSLWANLTKNGSLEWSITIFSLSTLPNTLVMGIPLLIAMYGEYSGSLMVQVVVLQCIIWYTLLLFLFEYRGAKMLIMEQFPETAASIVSFKVESDVVSLDGHDFLETDAEIGQDGKLHVTVRKSNASRRSFAMDHRPSNLTGAEIYSLSSSRNPTPRGSNFNHNDFYSMMGFPGGRLSNFGPADNMYSVQSSRGPTPRPSNFEENCAPGGLIQNSPKFGFFPAQTATPGYYPAPNPEIASTVPKNTKPQQQQNVQVQKQDVQQQLNAKGNNHDAKELHMFVWSSSNSPVSEAGGLHVFGGNDFSANEQSGRSDGAKEIRMLVSDHPQNGDNTKAIPQSGDFVREDFSFGGANGGGKDGDEEKGEKEGPTGLTKLGSSSTSELHPKTAGVQDSGTGKQMPPASVMTRLILIMVWRKLIRNPNTYSSLIGLIWSLISFRWHVHMPKIIEKSISILSDAGLGMAMFSLGLFMALQPKIIACGNTVATFAMAVRFLTGPAVMAAASIAVGLRGTLLHVAIVQAALPQGIVPFVFAKEYNVHPAILSTAVIFGMLIALPITLVYYIILGL from the exons ATGATCACTTGGCACGATCTATATGTTGTGTTAACAGCAGTTGTTCCTTTGTATGTTGCTATGATCTTGGCATATGGTTCTGTCCGATGGTGGAAAATCTTTTCCCCTGATCAATGCTCTGGTATAAACAGATTTGTGGCTATTTTTGCAGTCCCTTTACTTTCCTTTCACTTTATAGCCATGAACAACCCGTATGAAATGAACTTCCGTTTCATTGCTGCTGATTCTTTACAAAAGGTTATTATGTTAGTGGTGCTTTCATTATGGGCTAATTTGACAAAAAATGGTAGCCTAGAATGGAGCATTACAATTTTCTCACTTTCAACACTTCCTAATACACTTGTTATGGGAATTCCTTTGTTAATTGCTATGTATGGTGAGTACTCTGGTAGTTTAATGGTACAAGTTGTAGTGTTACAGTGTATTATTTGGTACACCCTTTTGCTTTTCTTGTTCGAATATCGTGGGGCTAAGATGCTTATTATGGAACAATTTCCTGAAACTGCTGCTTCCATTGTTTCATTTAAAGTGGAATCTGATGTTGTTTCTTTAGATGGACATGATTTTCTTGAAACTGACGCTGAAATTGGCCAAGATGGTAAACTTCATGTTACTGTAAGAAAATCAAATGCGTCTAGGAGATCATTTGCTATGGACCATAGACCATCAAATCTAACTGGAGCTGAAATTTATAGCTTAAGTTCTTCAAGAAATCCAACTCCTAGAGGATCTAATTTTAATCATAATGATTTTTACTCTATGATGGGTTTTCCTGGAGGAAGATTATCCAATTTTGGTCCTGCGGATAATATGTATTCTGTTCAATCGTCTCGGGGTCCAACCCCGAGACCGtctaattttgaagaaaattgtgcTCCGGGAGGTCTGATTCAGAACTCTCCGAAGTTTGGATTTTTCCCGGCGCAGACTGCTACCCCAGGTTATTATCCTGCACCGAATCCCGAAATTGCTTCGACAGTACCTAAGAATACAAAACCTCAGCAACAACAAAATGTTCAAGTACAAAAGCAAGATGTACAACAACAGCTGAATGCTAAAGGTAATAATCATGATGCTAAGGAACTTCACATGTTTGTTTGGAGCTCGAGTAATTCGCCGGTGTCGGAAGCCGGCGGCCTCCATGTGTTCGGCGGCAATGATTTCAGTGCTAACGAACAATCTGGTCGGTCCGATGGTGCTAAAGAAATTAGGATGTTGGTTTCTGATCATCCTCAAAATGGGGATAATACTAAAG CCATTCCGCAAAGTGGGGACTTTGTTAGGGAAGATTTTAGCTTTGGAGGTGCCAATGGTGGTGGAAAAGATGGAGatgaagaaaaaggagaaaaagagggACCCACTGGACTGACTAAACTGGGGTCCAGTTCCACATCGGAGCTACACCCGAAAACCGCCGGAGTTCAAGATTCCGGTACCGGAAAACAGATGCCACCGGCGAGTGTTATGACTCGTTTAATCTTAATCATGGTTTGGCGTAAGCTTATCCGTAACCCGAACACGTATTCGAGCCTCATTGGTCTGATTTGGTCACTAATCTCATTTAG GTGGCATGTGCATATGCCCAAAATCATAGAGAAATCAATCTCTATTCTCTCAGACGCTGGTCTTGGAATGGCTATGTTTAGCTTAG GTCTGTTTATGGCTTTGCAACCAAAGATCATTGCATGTGGGAACACAGTGGCTACATTTGCAATGGCTGTGAGGTTTTTGACTGGCCCAGCAGTTATGGCTGCTGCTTCCATTGCCGTTGGTCTTCGTGGTACCCTCCTCCATGTAGCCATTGTACAG GCTGCATTGCCACAAGGGATTGTCCCATTTGTGTTTGCTAAGGAGTACAATGTTCATCCAGCTATTCTTAGCACTGC GGTTATTTTCGGGATGTTGATAGCATTGCCAATCACATTAGTGTACTACATCATTCTTGGATTATAA